In a genomic window of Ralstonia nicotianae:
- a CDS encoding GNAT family N-acetyltransferase has translation MSLADDLTTVRRIGPNEAAACVGALADVLIDCVEGGASVSFMLPLSHEKALAFWREVADGVARGERALLIAEDGAGTLLGTVQLILAQPENQPHRADVAKMLVHRRARRRGVAQRLMAEVDAVARAEGKSVLVLDTVTGGDAERLYQRTGWQRVGTVPNYALMPDGAFCGTTFYCRQLAAPAA, from the coding sequence ATGAGCCTTGCCGATGACCTCACCACGGTGCGCCGCATCGGCCCCAACGAAGCGGCCGCCTGCGTGGGGGCGCTGGCCGACGTGCTGATCGATTGCGTGGAAGGCGGCGCGTCGGTCAGCTTCATGCTGCCGCTGTCGCACGAGAAGGCGCTGGCGTTCTGGCGCGAAGTGGCCGACGGCGTGGCCCGCGGCGAACGCGCCCTGCTGATTGCCGAAGACGGGGCCGGCACCCTCCTCGGCACCGTGCAGCTGATCCTGGCCCAGCCCGAGAACCAGCCGCATCGCGCCGACGTCGCCAAGATGCTGGTGCACCGGCGCGCGCGCCGGCGCGGCGTCGCGCAGCGACTGATGGCCGAGGTGGACGCCGTGGCGCGCGCCGAGGGCAAGAGCGTGCTGGTCCTTGATACGGTCACCGGCGGCGATGCCGAGCGGCTGTACCAGCGCACCGGCTGGCAGCGCGTGGGCACCGTGCCCAACTACGCGCTGATGCCCGACGGCGCATTCTGCGGCACGACGTTCTATTGCAGGCAACTGGCGGCGCCCGCCGCTT
- a CDS encoding helix-turn-helix domain-containing protein, translated as MDINQRLARRLRALRDARGLSLDALAERSRVGRSTISLIERGESSPTAAVLDKLSSALGVTLASLFEDTAPLEAPSPLSHAADQPVWTDPASGYVRRNLSPAVRSPIQLVEVAFPPGARVAYDTGPRDADIHQQLWMIDGTMDITVGDTLWRLETGDCLAMRLDSPLAFHNPTGRPARYLVALSILPFAPARRTA; from the coding sequence ATGGACATCAACCAACGCCTCGCCCGCCGCCTGCGCGCCTTGCGCGACGCCCGCGGCCTGTCGCTCGACGCGCTGGCCGAACGCAGCCGCGTCGGCCGCTCGACTATCTCCCTGATCGAACGCGGGGAGAGCAGCCCGACCGCCGCCGTGCTCGACAAACTGAGCTCAGCGCTGGGCGTGACGCTCGCCTCGCTGTTCGAAGACACCGCGCCGCTCGAAGCCCCATCCCCCCTGTCGCATGCGGCCGACCAGCCGGTGTGGACCGACCCGGCCTCCGGCTACGTGCGCCGCAACCTGTCGCCTGCCGTGCGCTCGCCGATCCAGCTTGTCGAAGTCGCCTTCCCGCCTGGCGCTCGCGTCGCCTACGATACCGGGCCGCGCGATGCGGATATCCACCAGCAACTCTGGATGATCGACGGCACCATGGACATCACCGTGGGCGATACGCTGTGGCGCCTGGAGACCGGCGACTGCCTGGCCATGCGGCTGGACAGCCCGCTCGCGTTTCACAATCCGACCGGCCGGCCGGCGCGCTATCTGGTGGCGCTGTCCATCCTGCCGTTCGCCCCTGCCCGGAGGACCGCATGA